GGGGTTCGAGGACCGCTACCGCGGCGTCCCCGAGGAGACCCGCTGGGCCAAACAGGGCGCGTTCGTCGTCGAGCAACACCCGAACCACCCCGACTACATCCTCGCGGAACTGGAGACCTCGCGGGGCTGTCCCTATCGGTGCTCGTTCTGCACGGAACCGATGTACGGCGACCCGGACTTCCGGCCGCCGGAGAGCGTCGTCGACGAGGTGGCCGCGCTGGCCGACCACGGCGTGAGCGACTTCCGCCTCGGCCGTCAGGCCGACATCCTCGCCTACGGCGGGGACGGCGAGAAACCCAATCCGGACGCCCTCCGGTCGCTGTACGCCGGGATCCGGGAGGTCGCGCCCGATCTGGACACCCTGCACCTGGACAACATGAACCCCATCACGGTCGTGAAGTGGCAGGAGTTGGCCAGGGAGGGCATCCGGGTCATCGCAGAACACAACACGCCCGGCGACACGGCCGCGTTCGGCCTGGAGTCGGCGGATCCCCTGGTGCAAGAGGAGAACAACCTCAACGTCTCCGCCGACGAGTGTTTCGAGGCCGTGAAGATCGTCAACGAGGAGGCGGGCTTCCGGCCGGGGGGCGACCGGGAGACGGCTCCGAACTTCGGCGACGACGCGGCGCGGCGACTGCCCAAACTCCTGCCGGGGATCAACCTCGTCCACGGACTCAAGGGCGAACGGTCCGAGACCTTCGAGCACAACAGGCGGTTCCTGCAGCGGGTGTACGACGAGGGGCTGATGCTCCGGCGGGTCAACATCCGGCAGGTGATGGCCTTCGAGGGGACAGACATGGCCGACACCGGGGCCGAGATCGCCAACGACCACAAGAAACAGTTCAAGAAATACAAGCAGGAGGTCCGGGAGACGATCGACAACCCGATGCTCGAGCGGGTGGCGCCGCCGGGCACGGTGTTACCGGACGTCCACCTGGAGTACCACCAGGACGGGACGACCTTCGGCCGGCAACTGGGGACGTACCCGCTGCTCGT
Above is a genomic segment from Halorientalis sp. LT38 containing:
- a CDS encoding radical SAM protein; amino-acid sequence: MTDPATIDVTIVDGYVDEPAHFGVPPYISTYPRYTAGALVDAGVPEERITYHTIDALRDEQSRWRDVEDADLLVYVGGMTVPGKYVGGTPAEPDEVRRIAWTAEGVSVMGGPVRFGVGEQNEGASETARDDLDFDFLAMADVETAAYDLVRNGLEGFEDRYRGVPEETRWAKQGAFVVEQHPNHPDYILAELETSRGCPYRCSFCTEPMYGDPDFRPPESVVDEVAALADHGVSDFRLGRQADILAYGGDGEKPNPDALRSLYAGIREVAPDLDTLHLDNMNPITVVKWQELAREGIRVIAEHNTPGDTAAFGLESADPLVQEENNLNVSADECFEAVKIVNEEAGFRPGGDRETAPNFGDDAARRLPKLLPGINLVHGLKGERSETFEHNRRFLQRVYDEGLMLRRVNIRQVMAFEGTDMADTGAEIANDHKKQFKKYKQEVRETIDNPMLERVAPPGTVLPDVHLEYHQDGTTFGRQLGTYPLLVGIPGERELGRTIDVAITGHGYRSVSGVPYPLDLNAASLDELTAIPGIGQGTAGDIVVDRPHDSVGEVAAEIDLDRFATVETPEGAD